One genomic segment of Suttonella sp. R2A3 includes these proteins:
- the speA gene encoding biosynthetic arginine decarboxylase encodes MSQEDWTIQDADDLYRVSGWGSGYFHINDAGQLAVRVPQAEEVSVPLVDLIEGMEARGHMMPVLLRVQNLLENQIRLINETFAKAIEDSNYRGVYRGVFPIKVNQQAQVVEDIVRFGEPYQHGLEAGSKAELMIALSMLKTPGPLIVCNGYKDREFVELGLGMLKLGFKVIFVIETPSELPIIVESSKAMGIKPIIGVRTKLFSHVSGHWNDTSGDRSMFGLNASQLVGVIDGLKAAGMLDCLQFLHYHLGSQIPNIRDIRTGVREACRYYVELVEEGAPMCYLDLGGGLAVDYDGSRSSAIHSRNYGLEEYCVDVVETIQSVLDEQGIEHPTIVTESGRATVAYSSILLFNILDQTGFSDAQLPPKRDDEPNRMLRNLYYSYDTLSEKTVQECFNDAVYFRDEARDSFMRGLLDLRTRSEVEQIFMVIMAEVRKIAERNPDALSEPEVLKTMLADIYYGNFSVFQSLPDAWAIDQVFPVSPLHRLAERPTRTTIIADMTCDSDGKIDRFPEQGEMSRVLPLHALKSDEEYYLGAFLVGAYQETLGDLHNLLGDTHVVSVYIDEDGSYEFVNEVEGDSVADVLSYVEYHPQHLLKNFRKTAEKAVRDGTISAAERQRLVGAFEAGLRGYTYYEQ; translated from the coding sequence GTGAGTCAAGAAGATTGGACAATACAGGATGCGGATGATCTTTACCGTGTCAGCGGTTGGGGATCAGGCTATTTTCATATCAATGATGCAGGACAGCTGGCGGTGCGTGTGCCGCAAGCAGAAGAAGTGTCTGTACCGTTAGTGGATTTAATTGAAGGTATGGAAGCGCGAGGCCATATGATGCCGGTGCTATTGCGCGTACAAAACTTACTCGAAAATCAAATTCGCCTGATTAATGAAACGTTTGCTAAGGCTATCGAAGATAGCAATTACCGCGGGGTGTATCGTGGTGTCTTCCCGATCAAGGTGAACCAACAAGCACAAGTCGTTGAAGACATTGTCCGCTTTGGTGAGCCGTATCAGCATGGGCTGGAAGCAGGCTCAAAAGCGGAATTAATGATCGCGCTCAGTATGCTGAAAACGCCAGGGCCGCTGATTGTTTGTAATGGCTATAAAGACCGAGAATTTGTTGAGCTGGGTTTGGGGATGCTCAAACTGGGCTTTAAAGTGATTTTTGTGATTGAGACGCCTTCGGAGTTACCGATTATTGTCGAAAGCTCAAAGGCGATGGGCATCAAGCCGATCATTGGTGTGCGCACTAAGCTCTTTTCGCACGTTTCTGGGCACTGGAACGATACCAGTGGTGATCGTTCGATGTTTGGTTTGAATGCCAGTCAGCTGGTTGGGGTCATCGATGGCTTGAAAGCGGCTGGTATGCTCGACTGCCTGCAGTTTTTGCATTATCACCTCGGCTCGCAGATTCCTAATATTCGCGATATCCGTACCGGTGTGCGTGAGGCGTGTCGCTATTACGTTGAATTGGTCGAAGAGGGCGCACCGATGTGTTATCTCGATCTGGGCGGTGGTTTGGCGGTCGATTATGACGGCAGTCGCAGTAGTGCAATTCATAGCCGCAACTACGGCCTGGAAGAATATTGTGTCGATGTCGTGGAAACAATTCAGTCGGTGCTTGATGAGCAAGGGATTGAACACCCAACGATCGTTACAGAATCCGGGCGTGCAACGGTGGCGTATTCGAGTATTTTATTGTTTAATATTCTCGATCAAACCGGCTTTAGCGATGCACAGTTGCCGCCAAAACGCGACGACGAGCCCAACCGTATGCTGCGCAATTTATATTATAGCTATGACACCTTGAGTGAAAAAACCGTTCAAGAATGTTTTAACGATGCGGTGTATTTTCGTGATGAAGCGCGCGATTCGTTTATGCGCGGTTTGCTCGATTTACGCACCCGCTCAGAAGTTGAGCAGATCTTTATGGTGATTATGGCGGAAGTGCGCAAGATCGCTGAGCGTAATCCCGATGCGCTTTCAGAGCCGGAAGTGCTCAAAACGATGCTTGCCGATATTTATTACGGCAATTTCTCGGTGTTTCAATCATTGCCGGATGCGTGGGCTATTGATCAGGTATTCCCGGTCTCGCCTTTGCATCGTTTAGCAGAACGTCCAACGCGGACGACGATTATTGCCGATATGACTTGTGATAGCGATGGCAAAATCGACCGTTTCCCCGAACAGGGCGAGATGTCGCGTGTGTTACCCCTGCATGCGCTGAAATCGGATGAAGAGTATTATTTGGGCGCTTTTTTGGTGGGCGCATATCAAGAAACGCTTGGTGATTTACACAACCTATTGGGCGATACCCATGTGGTTTCGGTGTATATCGACGAAGACGGCAGTTATGAATTTGTCAATGAGGTTGAAGGCGACTCAGTGGCTGATGTACTGAGTTATGTGGAATATCATCCGCAGCATTTGCTGAAAAACTTTCGTAAAACTGCTGAAAAAGCGGTGCGTGATGGCACGATTAGCGCCGCTGAGCGTCAGCGCTTGGTCGGGGCTTTTGAAGCCGGGCTGCGCGGTTATACGTATTATGAACAATAG
- a CDS encoding polyhydroxyalkanoate synthesis regulator DNA-binding domain-containing protein: protein MSAREIKKYANRRLYDSQDSQYISSSDIRAMLEDGETLSIIDSRSGNDITRAVLLNLLAESDQEGTKTILSQQMLGDLLRYDDPLLAGMVGVYLEQCFALLIEHQDQLHRLMHDFDAPSPHALIEQLIDAQRQVINKFSQH, encoded by the coding sequence GTGAGTGCACGCGAAATCAAAAAGTACGCCAACCGGCGGCTTTACGATAGTCAGGACAGTCAATATATTTCGAGCAGTGATATCCGCGCCATGCTTGAAGATGGTGAAACGCTTAGTATTATTGATTCACGTAGCGGCAACGACATTACGCGCGCCGTGCTTTTAAACCTCCTCGCGGAATCCGACCAAGAAGGCACAAAAACCATCCTTAGCCAGCAAATGCTTGGTGATTTACTGCGCTATGACGACCCTTTGCTCGCGGGGATGGTAGGCGTTTATTTAGAGCAGTGTTTTGCCTTATTGATTGAACATCAAGACCAACTCCACAGGCTGATGCATGATTTTGACGCGCCAAGCCCGCATGCGTTGATTGAGCAACTCATCGACGCGCAGCGCCAGGTAATCAATAAATTTTCTCAGCATTAA
- the rarD gene encoding EamA family transporter RarD: MNTRWPAIAAIWCCFLVWGLFPIYFRAMDAIRSDEFLYARIVTSVVCLIGYFIYQGRLRKIWVEILRPTMLVRCAMTSLFLACNWYVYIWAIQNNQTIEASLGYFITPIFNVLFGFWLFGERMGRLQWMAVALVFLGVIYQIVMLGVVPWASFGIGVAWAIYGGLRKKFGIAPVTGLFTELLILLPLALLGWALIYADGQGFNYHGHMGLLIGMLLSGLTTLVPLLLFLYGVSQLSMTTVGMTQYVTPTIQFLIAVFLFTEPFGIHRLVSFILIWIGLALYSVHLFSTFKKAKHVS, translated from the coding sequence ATGAATACCCGCTGGCCAGCAATCGCCGCCATTTGGTGCTGTTTTTTGGTTTGGGGGCTGTTCCCTATTTATTTTCGTGCGATGGATGCCATACGCAGTGATGAGTTCTTATATGCGCGGATTGTGACTTCTGTGGTGTGTTTAATTGGCTACTTTATCTATCAAGGTCGACTACGCAAGATCTGGGTAGAAATATTGCGTCCAACGATGCTGGTGCGCTGCGCCATGACTTCATTGTTTCTCGCCTGTAATTGGTATGTTTATATTTGGGCGATCCAAAATAATCAAACTATAGAAGCCAGTTTAGGCTATTTTATTACCCCGATTTTTAATGTGTTGTTTGGTTTTTGGCTGTTTGGTGAGCGTATGGGGCGCTTGCAATGGATGGCGGTAGCACTGGTTTTTCTCGGAGTGATTTATCAAATCGTGATGCTTGGGGTTGTGCCATGGGCATCATTTGGTATTGGTGTGGCGTGGGCAATTTATGGCGGTCTGCGTAAGAAATTCGGCATCGCACCGGTAACTGGCTTATTCACCGAACTGTTGATTTTATTGCCGCTGGCGCTACTTGGCTGGGCGTTAATCTATGCGGACGGACAAGGCTTTAATTATCATGGTCATATGGGTTTACTCATTGGTATGCTATTATCGGGCTTGACCACTTTGGTGCCCTTGCTGCTATTTTTATACGGCGTGAGCCAGTTATCGATGACCACAGTGGGTATGACACAATATGTGACGCCAACCATCCAGTTCCTTATCGCGGTATTTTTATTTACAGAACCGTTTGGTATCCACCGTTTGGTGAGTTTTATTTTGATTTGGATTGGTCTGGCGCTATATAGTGTGCATCTTTTTAGCACCTTCAAAAAGGCAAAACATGTTTCATAA
- a CDS encoding homoserine O-succinyltransferase translates to MPLVAHRDLESLARIRAEGQEVLDVERALHQDIRELHIGLLNIMPDGALKATERQFLRLIGNCNRIAQFYVHIFTVPGVPRSEEMQAYIDQNYESFDTIKAEGLDALIVTGTNPVHDDFADEPFWPHTRDVLAWADLHVSSVLCSCLASHAAFEHFYGLKREPLAEKLFGVYSHRVLNRTHPLLSNINTRFDMPHSRRNDVSQAALESKSVPVLVASEAAGVALSTSSDGFKRIYLQGHPEYDEQSLLKEYCRDVQLYFDGEREDLPQPPLNYFSPRGLEILDGFINDVNSDMRSFPLEALAEEIDITWRDTAKAIFANWLGFVYQLTHRERTIQFMDGVDPNDPLNLAGHK, encoded by the coding sequence ATGCCTTTAGTAGCGCATCGTGATTTGGAATCCTTGGCGCGAATTCGCGCTGAAGGGCAGGAAGTGCTCGACGTTGAGCGCGCCTTGCATCAGGATATTCGCGAACTCCATATTGGCTTGCTCAATATCATGCCTGATGGCGCGCTAAAAGCCACTGAACGACAGTTTTTACGCCTCATTGGCAACTGTAACCGCATTGCGCAGTTTTATGTGCATATCTTTACTGTCCCTGGTGTGCCGCGTAGTGAAGAGATGCAGGCCTATATTGATCAGAACTATGAATCGTTTGATACGATTAAAGCGGAAGGGCTTGATGCGCTAATTGTCACCGGCACAAACCCGGTGCACGATGATTTTGCTGATGAGCCGTTTTGGCCACACACTCGAGACGTGTTGGCGTGGGCAGATCTGCATGTTTCCTCAGTGCTCTGTTCATGCTTGGCATCGCATGCTGCCTTTGAACATTTTTATGGCCTCAAGCGAGAACCGCTGGCAGAAAAACTCTTTGGGGTGTATAGCCACCGGGTATTAAATCGCACGCATCCTTTACTCTCGAATATTAATACCCGCTTTGATATGCCGCATTCGCGGCGTAATGATGTCAGCCAAGCAGCGCTGGAGAGTAAAAGTGTGCCTGTGTTGGTGGCTAGTGAGGCAGCCGGTGTTGCTTTATCTACGTCATCTGATGGGTTTAAGCGTATTTATTTACAAGGTCATCCCGAATATGACGAGCAAAGCTTGCTGAAAGAATATTGTCGCGATGTACAGCTGTATTTTGACGGCGAACGTGAGGACCTGCCGCAACCGCCGCTGAATTATTTCTCACCACGCGGATTAGAGATTCTCGATGGCTTTATCAATGATGTAAACAGCGATATGCGCAGTTTTCCGCTTGAAGCATTGGCTGAGGAAATCGATATTACCTGGCGCGATACCGCGAAAGCGATTTTTGCTAACTGGCTGGGCTTTGTGTATCAGTTGACTCACCGCGAACGGACGATTCAATTTATGGATGGTGTTGATCCGAATGATCCACTAAATTTAGCGGGGCACAAATGA
- a CDS encoding peroxiredoxin: MAEHVNLEALAGKQWSCTGESSFSVADLSGQWTVLYFYPKDATPGCTTQGCDFRDRYPDFTVLDAQVFGVSRDSIASHERFKAKQDFPFALISDPDETLCRAFDVIKEKTLFGKKGFGIERSTFLLNSQGQVVRAWRKVKVAGHVDAVAEALKLAQQGG; this comes from the coding sequence ATGGCAGAACACGTTAATCTCGAAGCTTTAGCAGGGAAACAGTGGTCATGTACCGGTGAAAGCAGCTTTAGCGTGGCTGATTTATCCGGGCAGTGGACAGTGCTGTATTTTTATCCTAAAGACGCCACGCCGGGATGCACCACGCAAGGTTGCGATTTTCGCGACCGTTACCCCGATTTTACGGTGCTCGATGCACAGGTTTTTGGCGTGTCACGCGATTCAATCGCCTCACACGAGCGCTTTAAAGCGAAACAAGATTTTCCGTTTGCGCTGATTAGCGACCCCGATGAAACCTTATGCCGCGCGTTTGACGTCATCAAAGAAAAAACGCTGTTTGGCAAAAAAGGTTTTGGTATCGAGCGCTCGACCTTTTTACTCAACTCACAAGGCCAGGTGGTGCGCGCGTGGCGAAAAGTTAAAGTGGCCGGGCACGTGGATGCCGTCGCCGAAGCACTCAAGCTTGCACAGCAAGGTGGTTGA
- a CDS encoding AzlD domain-containing protein translates to MSESSLYLLAGIVISASLTFVLRAFPFALMRVAKRYDGIFRFLGQVMPPGMMVILALYAALSLKWSQPAQGSISALALLLVVLVEHRTRQPLLSIGVGLAVYVAGQSVLA, encoded by the coding sequence ATGTCTGAATCTTCGCTGTATTTACTCGCCGGTATTGTTATCTCAGCATCGCTCACCTTTGTTTTGCGCGCCTTTCCCTTTGCCTTGATGCGTGTGGCTAAACGCTACGACGGTATCTTTCGCTTTCTCGGACAAGTCATGCCGCCGGGGATGATGGTGATTTTAGCGCTCTATGCGGCGCTATCGCTTAAATGGTCGCAGCCAGCGCAAGGTTCGATCAGCGCGCTGGCACTATTATTGGTGGTGTTGGTTGAACACCGCACGCGACAACCGTTGCTTAGTATTGGAGTTGGTTTGGCCGTGTATGTGGCCGGACAAAGCGTATTGGCTTAA
- a CDS encoding AzlC family ABC transporter permease has product MKHNLWRQALVLSLPVMMGYLPLGMAYAVLWVKADLPWAYGLLASVLLYAGAMQFLLVGLFAAGADLAQIALVTLAVNVRHVFYGLSYPVAALLSYRWARYYAMFSLTDEAYSLVAQQGEDADGALLLRIQLLCQSYWVLGSALGLGLGMLIPPSVIGFDFALSALFVVLAQAHFYHHNRRLAMLMGLVAMIFAFALFDDQMLSMAIVGFLVLLIWHPRARYV; this is encoded by the coding sequence ATGAAACACAATCTTTGGCGGCAGGCCTTGGTGTTGTCGCTGCCGGTGATGATGGGGTATTTGCCGCTTGGTATGGCCTACGCCGTATTATGGGTTAAGGCAGATTTACCCTGGGCGTATGGGCTGCTTGCCAGTGTGTTGCTCTATGCCGGGGCGATGCAGTTTTTATTGGTTGGTCTCTTTGCAGCTGGTGCAGACTTGGCGCAGATTGCTTTAGTGACTTTGGCGGTGAATGTGCGCCATGTATTTTATGGCCTGTCGTATCCGGTTGCGGCATTATTGTCTTATCGTTGGGCACGATATTACGCGATGTTTTCGCTTACCGATGAAGCGTATTCTCTGGTTGCGCAGCAGGGTGAGGACGCTGATGGGGCATTGTTGTTGCGCATTCAGCTGTTGTGTCAGTCTTATTGGGTGCTCGGCAGTGCTTTAGGCTTAGGGCTGGGGATGCTCATTCCGCCGTCAGTCATTGGCTTTGATTTTGCCTTGTCCGCGCTGTTTGTCGTACTGGCGCAGGCGCATTTCTATCACCACAATCGACGCTTGGCGATGTTGATGGGGTTAGTGGCGATGATTTTCGCCTTTGCCTTATTTGACGATCAAATGTTGAGTATGGCGATCGTGGGTTTTCTTGTGTTGCTGATCTGGCATCCGAGGGCGCGTTATGTCTGA
- a CDS encoding amino acid ABC transporter permease — protein sequence MQHTRLPLRAHLFQLALAAMVIVFVVWIGSNVQGNLSRIGQHISFDFLSDPANFPVSQSLIRYDSSDSYLRVFWVGLLNTLLISALSVITATLIGVVIGIIRISPNWLLRKLAAVFVEVFRNVPLLLQLFFWYFAVLAVLPSPRTSDWVLGCDAENSCLAALTNRGLDLAKPLWTQTTLIAVLLALVSVGVMVILWWLAKRHQQQSGKRWRLWPWFIVLLAIAPLFWFSQMGADDYSLPQLKGFNYRGGLTILPELAALWLALTLYSAAYVAEYVRAGIQAVSKGQYEAAAAIGLGSGLSMRLVILPQALRVIIPPLTNQYLNIVKNSSLATAIAYPDLVSVFTGTALNQTGRSIEIIVMTMAVYLTISLIIALLMNTYNRRKQLVSR from the coding sequence ATGCAGCATACTCGCCTACCATTGCGCGCCCACCTTTTCCAACTTGCTTTAGCAGCAATGGTGATTGTTTTTGTCGTGTGGATCGGTAGTAATGTGCAGGGCAATTTAAGCCGTATCGGGCAACACATCAGCTTTGATTTCCTCTCAGATCCAGCGAACTTTCCGGTCAGCCAATCACTCATTCGCTATGACAGCAGCGACTCTTATCTACGCGTATTTTGGGTGGGTCTACTTAACACCTTACTCATCTCCGCCTTATCGGTCATCACCGCCACGTTGATTGGCGTTGTGATTGGCATCATTCGTATCTCACCTAACTGGTTACTGCGCAAACTCGCCGCAGTCTTTGTTGAGGTTTTTCGCAACGTCCCTTTATTGCTACAGCTGTTTTTTTGGTATTTCGCCGTCCTCGCGGTCCTACCTTCACCACGCACGAGCGATTGGGTGTTAGGTTGTGATGCCGAAAACAGCTGTCTCGCCGCATTAACCAATCGAGGACTTGATCTCGCCAAACCACTATGGACGCAAACCACATTAATTGCCGTGCTTCTCGCGCTGGTCAGTGTCGGCGTGATGGTCATTTTATGGTGGCTAGCGAAACGCCACCAACAGCAAAGCGGCAAACGCTGGCGCCTATGGCCATGGTTTATCGTCCTGCTCGCCATTGCACCGCTATTTTGGTTTAGTCAAATGGGCGCTGATGATTACAGCCTGCCCCAGCTCAAGGGTTTTAACTATCGTGGTGGATTAACGATTCTGCCAGAGCTTGCTGCGCTCTGGTTAGCGCTCACTTTATACAGCGCCGCCTATGTCGCCGAATACGTGCGTGCTGGCATTCAAGCAGTGAGCAAGGGTCAATACGAAGCCGCTGCCGCGATTGGTCTGGGTAGTGGCTTAAGTATGCGTTTGGTGATTTTGCCCCAGGCGCTACGTGTGATCATTCCGCCACTAACCAATCAATACCTCAATATTGTCAAAAATTCTTCACTCGCAACCGCGATCGCCTATCCCGATTTAGTGTCGGTATTTACTGGCACCGCGCTTAACCAAACCGGTCGCTCGATTGAGATTATTGTCATGACGATGGCGGTCTATCTCACCATCAGCCTGATCATTGCCCTGTTGATGAATACCTATAATCGCCGTAAACAGTTGGTCAGCCGATGA
- a CDS encoding amino acid ABC transporter permease encodes MNEEHVEYLPNRKPPAIDRGIIAWLRHNLFSSWLNTALTLISLYALYRIMPPLLDWVLFSANFRGESREACDSGGACWVFIANRWQQLMYGFYPTDARWRVNVVFLVLLPLAVLAIVLSKGNKRFYAIVATMVLMPIVSWTLLKGGTLGLKTVPTSLWGGMMLTLVVSSAGILFSLPLGILLALGRRSRLPVIHWLCTAFIELWRGVPLITVLFMASSMLPLFLPGGLYVDNLVRALIGVALFASAYMAEVVRGGLAAIDRGQYEASDSIGLSYVAKMRLIILPQALRTVIPGITNTYVGLLKDTTLVSIIGLYDFLGIVHSASQDPEWLGYGIEGYAFTALVYFLICYGMSQTSYTLERYFSPERRK; translated from the coding sequence ATGAACGAAGAGCACGTTGAGTATTTACCCAACCGCAAACCGCCAGCCATTGACCGCGGAATCATCGCCTGGTTGCGCCATAACCTATTCTCATCGTGGCTCAACACAGCCCTAACCCTGATTAGCCTCTACGCACTGTATCGCATCATGCCGCCATTGCTTGATTGGGTCTTATTTAGCGCCAATTTCCGCGGAGAAAGCCGCGAGGCTTGCGATAGCGGCGGCGCGTGTTGGGTCTTTATTGCCAATCGCTGGCAGCAGCTGATGTATGGCTTTTATCCAACAGATGCGCGTTGGCGAGTCAATGTGGTCTTTTTAGTGCTCTTACCGCTGGCTGTACTGGCGATTGTGCTGAGCAAGGGTAATAAACGCTTTTATGCAATCGTTGCGACGATGGTTTTGATGCCGATTGTTTCTTGGACGCTGCTCAAAGGCGGCACACTGGGCTTAAAAACCGTACCCACCTCGCTTTGGGGCGGCATGATGCTTACCTTAGTCGTCTCTTCAGCCGGGATTTTATTTTCCCTGCCGCTGGGGATTTTATTGGCGCTCGGCCGTCGTTCAAGGCTGCCAGTGATTCATTGGCTATGCACCGCGTTTATCGAACTCTGGCGAGGCGTGCCGCTGATTACGGTATTGTTTATGGCCTCGAGCATGTTGCCGCTGTTTTTGCCCGGCGGTTTATACGTTGATAATCTGGTGCGTGCGCTGATTGGCGTGGCGCTTTTTGCTTCAGCGTATATGGCGGAGGTGGTGCGCGGCGGTCTGGCGGCGATCGATCGTGGTCAGTACGAAGCGTCAGATAGTATTGGTCTCAGTTATGTGGCGAAAATGCGTTTAATCATCTTGCCGCAGGCGCTACGCACTGTCATCCCCGGCATCACCAACACCTACGTTGGCCTGCTCAAAGACACCACCTTAGTGTCGATTATTGGCTTGTATGATTTTCTTGGTATTGTCCATTCTGCCTCACAAGATCCAGAGTGGTTAGGCTATGGCATTGAAGGCTACGCCTTTACCGCACTGGTTTATTTCCTGATTTGTTATGGCATGAGCCAAACCAGCTACACCCTCGAACGCTATTTTTCACCGGAGCGCCGCAAGTGA
- a CDS encoding amino acid ABC transporter ATP-binding protein, protein MNDPIIHIEHLNKWYGNFHALKDINLSVEKGERLVICGPSGSGKSTLIRCINLLEDYQEGRIHVAGELLNKSAKQTRNLRRKVGMVFQQFNLFPHLSILDNLTLGPIWVNKQPKREAEAKARQILERVGIGEQAEKYPGQLSGGQQQRVAIARALCMDCDVLLFDEPTSALDPEMIKEVLDVMIELAEDSDITMLCVTHEMGFARQVADRVIFMDKGEIMETAPPEQFFTNPEHPRAQAFLSQLIHHG, encoded by the coding sequence GTGAACGACCCTATTATTCACATCGAACACCTCAATAAATGGTACGGCAACTTTCACGCTTTAAAAGACATCAACCTGAGCGTTGAAAAAGGTGAACGCCTGGTGATTTGTGGACCTTCTGGTTCGGGAAAATCGACGCTGATTCGCTGTATTAACTTACTCGAAGACTATCAAGAAGGCCGCATTCATGTGGCTGGTGAGTTGCTCAATAAATCAGCCAAACAAACGCGCAACTTACGCCGTAAAGTTGGTATGGTGTTCCAGCAATTTAATCTGTTTCCACACCTCAGCATCCTCGATAACCTCACCCTTGGCCCGATTTGGGTCAATAAACAACCTAAACGCGAGGCAGAGGCTAAAGCACGGCAAATTCTCGAACGCGTTGGTATTGGTGAACAGGCAGAAAAATACCCCGGACAACTTTCCGGCGGCCAGCAGCAACGGGTGGCGATTGCGCGTGCGCTGTGTATGGACTGCGATGTGTTGCTCTTTGATGAGCCTACCTCAGCGCTTGATCCAGAAATGATCAAAGAGGTGCTTGATGTGATGATTGAACTCGCCGAAGACAGCGACATCACCATGCTGTGTGTGACCCATGAAATGGGCTTTGCCCGCCAGGTAGCCGATCGGGTGATTTTTATGGATAAAGGCGAGATTATGGAAACCGCTCCACCAGAGCAGTTTTTCACCAATCCAGAGCACCCTCGCGCGCAAGCATTTTTAAGCCAGTTGATTCACCACGGCTAG
- a CDS encoding YbhB/YbcL family Raf kinase inhibitor-like protein produces MSQFILTSPTIKDGDTLPNTHVFNDWGYSGDNQSPELHWQGAPEGTKSFAISCYDPDAPTGSGFWHWYVINLPADCTHLKAGAGNPASPQLPSGARQMNNDIAQKAFVGAFPPQGDKPHRYIFTVYALGVDRLELPENATTAFAGFNVLGNTLAQASFTAYYGR; encoded by the coding sequence ATGAGTCAGTTTATTCTCACCAGCCCGACCATCAAAGACGGCGATACGCTCCCGAATACCCATGTTTTTAACGATTGGGGCTATAGCGGCGATAATCAATCGCCAGAGCTTCATTGGCAAGGCGCACCGGAAGGTACAAAAAGTTTCGCTATTTCCTGCTATGATCCCGACGCACCGACCGGTTCAGGTTTTTGGCACTGGTATGTGATTAACCTACCTGCTGATTGCACCCATCTTAAAGCAGGCGCGGGTAACCCAGCGTCCCCGCAGCTACCAAGCGGTGCGCGGCAAATGAACAACGACATTGCGCAAAAAGCTTTTGTTGGCGCGTTTCCGCCACAAGGTGATAAGCCACACCGCTATATTTTTACCGTCTATGCGCTTGGTGTCGATCGACTCGAATTGCCAGAGAACGCAACGACCGCGTTTGCTGGATTTAATGTGCTCGGTAACACCCTCGCGCAGGCAAGCTTTACCGCTTACTACGGCCGTTAA
- a CDS encoding RnfH family protein — MADTLQVEVAYAEPKRQKIIRIIANEGITAEQAASRSGIVRFFPGLDLTDAEYGIFSQPCEPDTVLRDGDRVEIYRPLIADPKEMRRQRANR; from the coding sequence ATGGCTGATACGCTACAAGTGGAAGTGGCTTATGCTGAACCGAAGCGACAAAAAATCATCCGTATAATAGCCAATGAAGGGATCACCGCGGAGCAGGCAGCGTCGCGCTCAGGGATTGTGCGTTTTTTCCCGGGGTTAGATTTGACCGATGCAGAATACGGGATTTTCAGCCAGCCGTGTGAGCCCGATACGGTGCTGCGCGATGGTGATCGGGTCGAGATTTATCGACCCTTAATCGCTGATCCTAAAGAAATGCGTCGCCAACGCGCCAATCGCTAA
- a CDS encoding type II toxin-antitoxin system RatA family toxin, whose translation MPQIRKSKKLPHTAAQMFDLIADVDKYPEFLPWCSAAKLEKYDDEEIIGTLTAQKGGFSKTFTTRNRYHYPDWMSIELVEGPFKKLNGRWNFTPSGDGGCVVDYRMEFEVPFLLAPILGGLMEYMANTMVECFAKRAKVIYG comes from the coding sequence GTGCCACAAATCCGCAAGTCGAAAAAATTACCACATACGGCAGCGCAAATGTTTGACTTAATCGCTGATGTCGATAAATACCCAGAATTTCTACCTTGGTGCAGCGCAGCGAAGCTTGAAAAATACGATGATGAAGAAATTATCGGTACCCTCACTGCGCAAAAAGGGGGCTTTAGTAAAACATTTACTACCCGTAACCGCTATCACTATCCAGACTGGATGAGCATTGAGCTGGTCGAAGGGCCTTTTAAAAAGCTCAATGGTCGCTGGAATTTTACCCCGAGTGGTGATGGCGGCTGTGTGGTGGATTACCGTATGGAATTTGAAGTTCCTTTTCTGTTAGCACCGATTTTAGGTGGGTTGATGGAATATATGGCGAACACTATGGTTGAGTGTTTTGCCAAGCGCGCCAAGGTGATTTATGGCTGA